A genomic window from Streptomyces sp. MST-110588 includes:
- a CDS encoding TIGR03084 family metal-binding protein, with translation MSGHGAVLSDLKDESEELDGLVAGLSPEEWRTTTPAPGWTIAHQIGHLAWTDQQVLTAANDPERFRRVAAQMLAESAESFVDEGAAREAQEPPDTLLARWRAGRDGVQRVLAGRPADAGKLPWFATAMSVASMATGRLMETWAHGQDIADALGVRRTPTARLRHVARIGVRARDYAYMAHGLTPPPEEFRVELRAPDGGTWEYGPPDAAQRVTGDALDFCLLVTQRAHRDDVAVRAEGADAERWLTIAQAFAGPPGKGRERGAGNQGGGPV, from the coding sequence GTGTCCGGTCACGGGGCTGTGCTGAGCGATCTGAAGGACGAGAGCGAGGAATTGGACGGGCTGGTCGCCGGGCTCTCGCCGGAGGAGTGGCGGACGACCACCCCGGCTCCGGGGTGGACCATCGCGCACCAGATCGGGCATCTGGCGTGGACCGATCAGCAGGTGCTGACGGCCGCGAACGATCCTGAGCGTTTTCGTCGGGTCGCGGCACAGATGCTGGCGGAGTCGGCGGAGAGTTTTGTCGACGAGGGGGCCGCTCGGGAGGCGCAGGAGCCGCCCGACACGTTGCTGGCCCGCTGGCGGGCGGGGCGCGACGGCGTGCAGCGGGTGCTCGCCGGGCGGCCGGCGGACGCGGGGAAGCTGCCGTGGTTCGCGACGGCGATGAGTGTCGCGTCGATGGCGACCGGGCGGCTGATGGAGACCTGGGCCCACGGTCAGGACATCGCCGACGCGCTGGGCGTGCGGCGCACTCCTACGGCGCGGCTGCGGCATGTGGCGCGGATCGGCGTACGGGCCCGGGACTACGCGTACATGGCGCACGGGCTGACCCCGCCCCCGGAGGAGTTCCGCGTCGAGCTGCGGGCGCCGGACGGGGGGACGTGGGAGTACGGGCCACCGGACGCGGCGCAGCGGGTGACGGGGGACGCGCTGGACTTCTGCCTGCTGGTCACGCAGCGCGCGCACCGCGATGACGTCGCCGTACGGGCCGAGGGCGCGGACGCCGAGCGGTGGCTGACCATCGCACAGGCGTTCGCCGGTCCGCCGGGGAAGGGGCGGGAGCGCGGAGCGGGGAACCAGGGTGGCGGCCCGGTATGA